One window of the Macaca thibetana thibetana isolate TM-01 chromosome 13, ASM2454274v1, whole genome shotgun sequence genome contains the following:
- the SLC30A3 gene encoding probable proton-coupled zinc antiporter SLC30A3 isoform X1: MEPSPAAGGSETTRLVSHLDRGGAGGSLRLKSLFTEPSEPLPEESKPVEMPFHHCHRDPLPPPGLTPERLHARKQLYAACAVCFVFMAGEVVGGYLAHSLAIMTDAAHLLADVGSMMGSLFSLWLSTRPATRTMTFGWHRSEWPLCCTRLGPPTATGLGEQSMHRWRRGLKSPCPWGTPASGQHLCTCWGTSCRALGYWLPPSSSTSSLSTRQPTPSAPSSSPSVPLDPRLPPSEMFFESSWKVPPAMWGSNLCGIRCCRCQESGLPMSCTCGPLRSLTMLPLHTWPSTPLLILKLSWLKPHPGSTPGLDSPAAPCRSSSTSQRWPSACAARSPHKPEPWPCPHPTARPRLSPGLSASAALITETGPSQVHTPSSLPPSTCQFPQPQTQPQPQPQWARPKCGGEWVGSRG, from the exons ATGGAGCCCTCTCCCGCCGCCGGGGGCTCGGAGACCACTCGCCTGGTGAGCCACCTGGACCGCGGTGGCGCCGGCGGCAGCCTGCGTTTGAAGAG tctcttcacaGAGCCATCAGAGCCCCTTCCTGAGGAGTCCAAACCTGTGGAGATGCCCTTCCACCACTGCCACAGGGACCCCCTGCCGCCGCCGGGTCTCACCCCAGAGAGGCTGCATGCACGGAAGCAGCTGTATGCTGCCTGTGCCGTGTGCTTTGtcttcatggctggggaggtggtCG GCGGGTATCTGGCACACAGCCTGGCCATCATGACCGACGCAGCCCACTTGCTGGCAGATGTGGGCAGCATGATGGGCAGCCTCTTCTCCCTCTGGCTTTCCACCCGTCCAGCCACCCGCACCATGACCTTTGGCTGGCACCGTTCAG AATGGCCTTTGTGCTGCACCAGGCTGGGCCCCCCCACAGCCACGGGTCTAGGGGAGCAGAGTATGCACCGCTGGAGGAGGGGCCTGAAGAGCCCCTGCCCCTGGGGAACACCAGCGTCCGGGCAGCATTTGTGCACGTGTTGGGGGACCTCCTGCAGAGCTTTGGGGTACTGGCTGCCTCCATCCTCATCTACTTCAAG cctcagtaCAAGGCAGCCGACCCCATCAGCAccttcctcttctccatctgTGCCCTTGGATCCACGGCTCCCACCCTCCGAGATGTTCTTCGAATCCTCATGGAAG GTACCCCCCGCAATGTGGGGTTCGAACCTGTGCGGGATACGCTGTTGTCGGTGCCAGGAGTCCGGGCTACCCATGAGCTGCACCTGTGGGCCCTTACGCTCACTTACCATGTTGCCTCTGCACACCTGGCCATCG ACTCCACTGCTGATCCTGAAGCTGTCCTGGCTGAAGCCTCATCCCGGCTCTACTCCCGGTTTGGATTCTCCAGCTGCACCCTGCAGGTCGAGCAGTACCAGCCAGAGATGGCCCAGTGCCTGCGCTGCCAGGAGCCCCCACAAGCCTGAGCCATGGCCCTGCCCTCACCCCACTGCCAGGCCGAGGCTCAGCCCTGGACTCTCAGCGTCTGCTGCCCTGATCACAGAGACGGGACCGAGCCAAGTCCAtaccccttcctctctccctccttccacctgcCAGTTTCCCCAGCCTCagacccagccccagccccagccccagtggGCAAGACCAAAGTGTGGCGGAGAGTGGGTTGGGAGTCGGGGATAG
- the SLC30A3 gene encoding probable proton-coupled zinc antiporter SLC30A3 isoform X3, producing the protein MEPSPAAGGSETTRLVSHLDRGGAGGSLRLKSLFTEPSEPLPEESKPVEMPFHHCHRDPLPPPGLTPERLHARKQLYAACAVCFVFMAGEVVGGYLAHSLAIMTDAAHLLADVGSMMGSLFSLWLSTRPATRTMTFGWHRSETLGALASVVSLWMVTGILLYLAFVRLLHSDYHIEGGAMLLTASIAVCANLLMAFVLHQAGPPHSHGSRGAEYAPLEEGPEEPLPLGNTSVRAAFVHVLGDLLQSFGVLAASILIYFKPQYKAADPISTFLFSICALGSTAPTLRDVLRILMEGTPRNVGFEPVRDTLLSVPGVRATHELHLWALTLTYHVASAHLAIDSTADPEAVLAEASSRLYSRFGFSSCTLQVEQYQPEMAQCLRCQEPPQA; encoded by the exons ATGGAGCCCTCTCCCGCCGCCGGGGGCTCGGAGACCACTCGCCTGGTGAGCCACCTGGACCGCGGTGGCGCCGGCGGCAGCCTGCGTTTGAAGAG tctcttcacaGAGCCATCAGAGCCCCTTCCTGAGGAGTCCAAACCTGTGGAGATGCCCTTCCACCACTGCCACAGGGACCCCCTGCCGCCGCCGGGTCTCACCCCAGAGAGGCTGCATGCACGGAAGCAGCTGTATGCTGCCTGTGCCGTGTGCTTTGtcttcatggctggggaggtggtCG GCGGGTATCTGGCACACAGCCTGGCCATCATGACCGACGCAGCCCACTTGCTGGCAGATGTGGGCAGCATGATGGGCAGCCTCTTCTCCCTCTGGCTTTCCACCCGTCCAGCCACCCGCACCATGACCTTTGGCTGGCACCGTTCAG AGACTCTGGGGGCTTTGGCCTCTGTGGTCTCCCTCTGGATGGTCACTGGCATCCTCCTGTACCTGGCCTTCGTCCGCCTGCTGCACAGCGACTACCACATCGAGGGGGGTGCCATGCTGCTGACCGCCAGCATCGCAGTCTGTGCCAACCTGTT AATGGCCTTTGTGCTGCACCAGGCTGGGCCCCCCCACAGCCACGGGTCTAGGGGAGCAGAGTATGCACCGCTGGAGGAGGGGCCTGAAGAGCCCCTGCCCCTGGGGAACACCAGCGTCCGGGCAGCATTTGTGCACGTGTTGGGGGACCTCCTGCAGAGCTTTGGGGTACTGGCTGCCTCCATCCTCATCTACTTCAAG cctcagtaCAAGGCAGCCGACCCCATCAGCAccttcctcttctccatctgTGCCCTTGGATCCACGGCTCCCACCCTCCGAGATGTTCTTCGAATCCTCATGGAAG GTACCCCCCGCAATGTGGGGTTCGAACCTGTGCGGGATACGCTGTTGTCGGTGCCAGGAGTCCGGGCTACCCATGAGCTGCACCTGTGGGCCCTTACGCTCACTTACCATGTTGCCTCTGCACACCTGGCCATCG ACTCCACTGCTGATCCTGAAGCTGTCCTGGCTGAAGCCTCATCCCGGCTCTACTCCCGGTTTGGATTCTCCAGCTGCACCCTGCAGGTCGAGCAGTACCAGCCAGAGATGGCCCAGTGCCTGCGCTGCCAGGAGCCCCCACAAGCCTGA
- the SLC30A3 gene encoding probable proton-coupled zinc antiporter SLC30A3 isoform X4 translates to MAHLTPGNTMGLLTVADESLFTEPSEPLPEESKPVEMPFHHCHRDPLPPPGLTPERLHARKQLYAACAVCFVFMAGEVVGGYLAHSLAIMTDAAHLLADVGSMMGSLFSLWLSTRPATRTMTFGWHRSETLGALASVVSLWMVTGILLYLAFVRLLHSDYHIEGGAMLLTASIAVCANLLMAFVLHQAGPPHSHGSRGAEYAPLEEGPEEPLPLGNTSVRAAFVHVLGDLLQSFGVLAASILIYFKPQYKAADPISTFLFSICALGSTAPTLRDVLRILMEGTPRNVGFEPVRDTLLSVPGVRATHELHLWALTLTYHVASAHLAIDSTADPEAVLAEASSRLYSRFGFSSCTLQVEQYQPEMAQCLRCQEPPQA, encoded by the exons tctcttcacaGAGCCATCAGAGCCCCTTCCTGAGGAGTCCAAACCTGTGGAGATGCCCTTCCACCACTGCCACAGGGACCCCCTGCCGCCGCCGGGTCTCACCCCAGAGAGGCTGCATGCACGGAAGCAGCTGTATGCTGCCTGTGCCGTGTGCTTTGtcttcatggctggggaggtggtCG GCGGGTATCTGGCACACAGCCTGGCCATCATGACCGACGCAGCCCACTTGCTGGCAGATGTGGGCAGCATGATGGGCAGCCTCTTCTCCCTCTGGCTTTCCACCCGTCCAGCCACCCGCACCATGACCTTTGGCTGGCACCGTTCAG AGACTCTGGGGGCTTTGGCCTCTGTGGTCTCCCTCTGGATGGTCACTGGCATCCTCCTGTACCTGGCCTTCGTCCGCCTGCTGCACAGCGACTACCACATCGAGGGGGGTGCCATGCTGCTGACCGCCAGCATCGCAGTCTGTGCCAACCTGTT AATGGCCTTTGTGCTGCACCAGGCTGGGCCCCCCCACAGCCACGGGTCTAGGGGAGCAGAGTATGCACCGCTGGAGGAGGGGCCTGAAGAGCCCCTGCCCCTGGGGAACACCAGCGTCCGGGCAGCATTTGTGCACGTGTTGGGGGACCTCCTGCAGAGCTTTGGGGTACTGGCTGCCTCCATCCTCATCTACTTCAAG cctcagtaCAAGGCAGCCGACCCCATCAGCAccttcctcttctccatctgTGCCCTTGGATCCACGGCTCCCACCCTCCGAGATGTTCTTCGAATCCTCATGGAAG GTACCCCCCGCAATGTGGGGTTCGAACCTGTGCGGGATACGCTGTTGTCGGTGCCAGGAGTCCGGGCTACCCATGAGCTGCACCTGTGGGCCCTTACGCTCACTTACCATGTTGCCTCTGCACACCTGGCCATCG ACTCCACTGCTGATCCTGAAGCTGTCCTGGCTGAAGCCTCATCCCGGCTCTACTCCCGGTTTGGATTCTCCAGCTGCACCCTGCAGGTCGAGCAGTACCAGCCAGAGATGGCCCAGTGCCTGCGCTGCCAGGAGCCCCCACAAGCCTGA
- the SLC30A3 gene encoding probable proton-coupled zinc antiporter SLC30A3 isoform X7, producing the protein MRVSSQSHQSPFLRSPNLWRCPSTTATGTPCRRRVSPQRGCMHGSSCMLPVPCALSSWLGRWSTPSFHPGRRVSGTQPGHHDRRSPLAGRCGQHDGQPLLPLAFHPSSHPHHDLWLAPFRMAFVLHQAGPPHSHGSRGAEYAPLEEGPEEPLPLGNTSVRAAFVHVLGDLLQSFGVLAASILIYFKPQYKAADPISTFLFSICALGSTAPTLRDVLRILMEGTPRNVGFEPVRDTLLSVPGVRATHELHLWALTLTYHVASAHLAIDSTADPEAVLAEASSRLYSRFGFSSCTLQVEQYQPEMAQCLRCQEPPQA; encoded by the exons tctcttcacaGAGCCATCAGAGCCCCTTCCTGAGGAGTCCAAACCTGTGGAGATGCCCTTCCACCACTGCCACAGGGACCCCCTGCCGCCGCCGGGTCTCACCCCAGAGAGGCTGCATGCACGGAAGCAGCTGTATGCTGCCTGTGCCGTGTGCTTTGtcttcatggctggggaggtggtCG ACTCCATCATTTCACCCTGGCAGGCGGGTATCTGGCACACAGCCTGGCCATCATGACCGACGCAGCCCACTTGCTGGCAGATGTGGGCAGCATGATGGGCAGCCTCTTCTCCCTCTGGCTTTCCACCCGTCCAGCCACCCGCACCATGACCTTTGGCTGGCACCGTTCAG AATGGCCTTTGTGCTGCACCAGGCTGGGCCCCCCCACAGCCACGGGTCTAGGGGAGCAGAGTATGCACCGCTGGAGGAGGGGCCTGAAGAGCCCCTGCCCCTGGGGAACACCAGCGTCCGGGCAGCATTTGTGCACGTGTTGGGGGACCTCCTGCAGAGCTTTGGGGTACTGGCTGCCTCCATCCTCATCTACTTCAAG cctcagtaCAAGGCAGCCGACCCCATCAGCAccttcctcttctccatctgTGCCCTTGGATCCACGGCTCCCACCCTCCGAGATGTTCTTCGAATCCTCATGGAAG GTACCCCCCGCAATGTGGGGTTCGAACCTGTGCGGGATACGCTGTTGTCGGTGCCAGGAGTCCGGGCTACCCATGAGCTGCACCTGTGGGCCCTTACGCTCACTTACCATGTTGCCTCTGCACACCTGGCCATCG ACTCCACTGCTGATCCTGAAGCTGTCCTGGCTGAAGCCTCATCCCGGCTCTACTCCCGGTTTGGATTCTCCAGCTGCACCCTGCAGGTCGAGCAGTACCAGCCAGAGATGGCCCAGTGCCTGCGCTGCCAGGAGCCCCCACAAGCCTGA
- the SLC30A3 gene encoding probable proton-coupled zinc antiporter SLC30A3 isoform X2, with the protein MAHLTPGNTMGLLTVADESLFTEPSEPLPEESKPVEMPFHHCHRDPLPPPGLTPERLHARKQLYAACAVCFVFMAGEVVGGYLAHSLAIMTDAAHLLADVGSMMGSLFSLWLSTRPATRTMTFGWHRSEWPLCCTRLGPPTATGLGEQSMHRWRRGLKSPCPWGTPASGQHLCTCWGTSCRALGYWLPPSSSTSSLSTRQPTPSAPSSSPSVPLDPRLPPSEMFFESSWKVPPAMWGSNLCGIRCCRCQESGLPMSCTCGPLRSLTMLPLHTWPSTPLLILKLSWLKPHPGSTPGLDSPAAPCRSSSTSQRWPSACAARSPHKPEPWPCPHPTARPRLSPGLSASAALITETGPSQVHTPSSLPPSTCQFPQPQTQPQPQPQWARPKCGGEWVGSRG; encoded by the exons tctcttcacaGAGCCATCAGAGCCCCTTCCTGAGGAGTCCAAACCTGTGGAGATGCCCTTCCACCACTGCCACAGGGACCCCCTGCCGCCGCCGGGTCTCACCCCAGAGAGGCTGCATGCACGGAAGCAGCTGTATGCTGCCTGTGCCGTGTGCTTTGtcttcatggctggggaggtggtCG GCGGGTATCTGGCACACAGCCTGGCCATCATGACCGACGCAGCCCACTTGCTGGCAGATGTGGGCAGCATGATGGGCAGCCTCTTCTCCCTCTGGCTTTCCACCCGTCCAGCCACCCGCACCATGACCTTTGGCTGGCACCGTTCAG AATGGCCTTTGTGCTGCACCAGGCTGGGCCCCCCCACAGCCACGGGTCTAGGGGAGCAGAGTATGCACCGCTGGAGGAGGGGCCTGAAGAGCCCCTGCCCCTGGGGAACACCAGCGTCCGGGCAGCATTTGTGCACGTGTTGGGGGACCTCCTGCAGAGCTTTGGGGTACTGGCTGCCTCCATCCTCATCTACTTCAAG cctcagtaCAAGGCAGCCGACCCCATCAGCAccttcctcttctccatctgTGCCCTTGGATCCACGGCTCCCACCCTCCGAGATGTTCTTCGAATCCTCATGGAAG GTACCCCCCGCAATGTGGGGTTCGAACCTGTGCGGGATACGCTGTTGTCGGTGCCAGGAGTCCGGGCTACCCATGAGCTGCACCTGTGGGCCCTTACGCTCACTTACCATGTTGCCTCTGCACACCTGGCCATCG ACTCCACTGCTGATCCTGAAGCTGTCCTGGCTGAAGCCTCATCCCGGCTCTACTCCCGGTTTGGATTCTCCAGCTGCACCCTGCAGGTCGAGCAGTACCAGCCAGAGATGGCCCAGTGCCTGCGCTGCCAGGAGCCCCCACAAGCCTGAGCCATGGCCCTGCCCTCACCCCACTGCCAGGCCGAGGCTCAGCCCTGGACTCTCAGCGTCTGCTGCCCTGATCACAGAGACGGGACCGAGCCAAGTCCAtaccccttcctctctccctccttccacctgcCAGTTTCCCCAGCCTCagacccagccccagccccagccccagtggGCAAGACCAAAGTGTGGCGGAGAGTGGGTTGGGAGTCGGGGATAG
- the SLC30A3 gene encoding probable proton-coupled zinc antiporter SLC30A3 isoform X6, translating into MPFHHCHRDPLPPPGLTPERLHARKQLYAACAVCFVFMAGEVVGGYLAHSLAIMTDAAHLLADVGSMMGSLFSLWLSTRPATRTMTFGWHRSETLGALASVVSLWMVTGILLYLAFVRLLHSDYHIEGGAMLLTASIAVCANLLMAFVLHQAGPPHSHGSRGAEYAPLEEGPEEPLPLGNTSVRAAFVHVLGDLLQSFGVLAASILIYFKPQYKAADPISTFLFSICALGSTAPTLRDVLRILMEGTPRNVGFEPVRDTLLSVPGVRATHELHLWALTLTYHVASAHLAIDSTADPEAVLAEASSRLYSRFGFSSCTLQVEQYQPEMAQCLRCQEPPQA; encoded by the exons ATGCCCTTCCACCACTGCCACAGGGACCCCCTGCCGCCGCCGGGTCTCACCCCAGAGAGGCTGCATGCACGGAAGCAGCTGTATGCTGCCTGTGCCGTGTGCTTTGtcttcatggctggggaggtggtCG GCGGGTATCTGGCACACAGCCTGGCCATCATGACCGACGCAGCCCACTTGCTGGCAGATGTGGGCAGCATGATGGGCAGCCTCTTCTCCCTCTGGCTTTCCACCCGTCCAGCCACCCGCACCATGACCTTTGGCTGGCACCGTTCAG AGACTCTGGGGGCTTTGGCCTCTGTGGTCTCCCTCTGGATGGTCACTGGCATCCTCCTGTACCTGGCCTTCGTCCGCCTGCTGCACAGCGACTACCACATCGAGGGGGGTGCCATGCTGCTGACCGCCAGCATCGCAGTCTGTGCCAACCTGTT AATGGCCTTTGTGCTGCACCAGGCTGGGCCCCCCCACAGCCACGGGTCTAGGGGAGCAGAGTATGCACCGCTGGAGGAGGGGCCTGAAGAGCCCCTGCCCCTGGGGAACACCAGCGTCCGGGCAGCATTTGTGCACGTGTTGGGGGACCTCCTGCAGAGCTTTGGGGTACTGGCTGCCTCCATCCTCATCTACTTCAAG cctcagtaCAAGGCAGCCGACCCCATCAGCAccttcctcttctccatctgTGCCCTTGGATCCACGGCTCCCACCCTCCGAGATGTTCTTCGAATCCTCATGGAAG GTACCCCCCGCAATGTGGGGTTCGAACCTGTGCGGGATACGCTGTTGTCGGTGCCAGGAGTCCGGGCTACCCATGAGCTGCACCTGTGGGCCCTTACGCTCACTTACCATGTTGCCTCTGCACACCTGGCCATCG ACTCCACTGCTGATCCTGAAGCTGTCCTGGCTGAAGCCTCATCCCGGCTCTACTCCCGGTTTGGATTCTCCAGCTGCACCCTGCAGGTCGAGCAGTACCAGCCAGAGATGGCCCAGTGCCTGCGCTGCCAGGAGCCCCCACAAGCCTGA
- the SLC30A3 gene encoding probable proton-coupled zinc antiporter SLC30A3 isoform X5: MPFHHCHRDPLPPPGLTPERLHARKQLYAACAVCFVFMAGEVVGGYLAHSLAIMTDAAHLLADVGSMMGSLFSLWLSTRPATRTMTFGWHRSEWPLCCTRLGPPTATGLGEQSMHRWRRGLKSPCPWGTPASGQHLCTCWGTSCRALGYWLPPSSSTSSLSTRQPTPSAPSSSPSVPLDPRLPPSEMFFESSWKVPPAMWGSNLCGIRCCRCQESGLPMSCTCGPLRSLTMLPLHTWPSTPLLILKLSWLKPHPGSTPGLDSPAAPCRSSSTSQRWPSACAARSPHKPEPWPCPHPTARPRLSPGLSASAALITETGPSQVHTPSSLPPSTCQFPQPQTQPQPQPQWARPKCGGEWVGSRG; encoded by the exons ATGCCCTTCCACCACTGCCACAGGGACCCCCTGCCGCCGCCGGGTCTCACCCCAGAGAGGCTGCATGCACGGAAGCAGCTGTATGCTGCCTGTGCCGTGTGCTTTGtcttcatggctggggaggtggtCG GCGGGTATCTGGCACACAGCCTGGCCATCATGACCGACGCAGCCCACTTGCTGGCAGATGTGGGCAGCATGATGGGCAGCCTCTTCTCCCTCTGGCTTTCCACCCGTCCAGCCACCCGCACCATGACCTTTGGCTGGCACCGTTCAG AATGGCCTTTGTGCTGCACCAGGCTGGGCCCCCCCACAGCCACGGGTCTAGGGGAGCAGAGTATGCACCGCTGGAGGAGGGGCCTGAAGAGCCCCTGCCCCTGGGGAACACCAGCGTCCGGGCAGCATTTGTGCACGTGTTGGGGGACCTCCTGCAGAGCTTTGGGGTACTGGCTGCCTCCATCCTCATCTACTTCAAG cctcagtaCAAGGCAGCCGACCCCATCAGCAccttcctcttctccatctgTGCCCTTGGATCCACGGCTCCCACCCTCCGAGATGTTCTTCGAATCCTCATGGAAG GTACCCCCCGCAATGTGGGGTTCGAACCTGTGCGGGATACGCTGTTGTCGGTGCCAGGAGTCCGGGCTACCCATGAGCTGCACCTGTGGGCCCTTACGCTCACTTACCATGTTGCCTCTGCACACCTGGCCATCG ACTCCACTGCTGATCCTGAAGCTGTCCTGGCTGAAGCCTCATCCCGGCTCTACTCCCGGTTTGGATTCTCCAGCTGCACCCTGCAGGTCGAGCAGTACCAGCCAGAGATGGCCCAGTGCCTGCGCTGCCAGGAGCCCCCACAAGCCTGAGCCATGGCCCTGCCCTCACCCCACTGCCAGGCCGAGGCTCAGCCCTGGACTCTCAGCGTCTGCTGCCCTGATCACAGAGACGGGACCGAGCCAAGTCCAtaccccttcctctctccctccttccacctgcCAGTTTCCCCAGCCTCagacccagccccagccccagccccagtggGCAAGACCAAAGTGTGGCGGAGAGTGGGTTGGGAGTCGGGGATAG